CGATGAACCAGTTCAGCTAAGTTCTCCCGCGATGAGGACCCATCACGCTCGACGTGGTGGGTCCTCGTCATTCCCGCTCGGCTTTCTCAGCGAGCGAAGCGACCGGAACCACCCGAACCACCGGACATATGGTCGGTGAATCGGAAACGACGAAGGCCCCGGATAAAAATCCGGGGCCTTCGTCTGTTCTGTGTGTGTGCGCGAAGGGGGACTTGAACCCCCACGCCCTTGCAGGCACTGGCACCTGAAGCCAGCGCGTCTACCTATTCCGCCACTCGCGCGTGTTCGATTTCTCGAACGGAACCTCCCGAGCGTATCACGCACAACGCGCTCCCGAAAAACCGGCCGTTCTCCCGGGCGCGTGCGCCATGGTTCCGCACCCTCCCGCGCCCCCCATCCCCCGGCGAAACACATTCTGGTTGCCGAGACACATGGAACCCGCTGGTGTTTGGACAACCAGAATGTGTTTCGCCGGGGCGGACGGGCCGGGGACGCTGGGGGGAACGACGGGAGGGAGAGGGGAGAGAGAGGGGGGAGAGCGGTGGGAAAGGGGTGTGAGTTCCACGAGTTTTGCTGATCCGGGTACCGTTTTCCGGGTCTGTCCAGAGTTAGCGTCTATTCTGTCGGTTAGGTCTCAGACCCGATCCACCATGCCCGAGGAGATCCGTGGGATTACTTGACAGCTTCGAGAAGGGGCTTGAGCGCGCCGTCAATGGCGCCTTCGCTCGTACCTTCCGCAGCGGCATTCAGCCGGTGGAAATCGCCTCGGCCCTGCGCCGCGAACTCGATACACAGGCAGCCGTCGTCAGCCGCGAGCGCATTCTCGCGCCAAACACTCTCGACGTTTACCTCAACCCCGCCGATCACAAGCGGATGGCATCGCTCGGCTCATCGCTTCAGGACGAACTGCTCGAGCTCGTTCAGGCCCACGCCCGCAAGCAGGGATACTCCTTCGCTGGCCCCGTCTCGATTAACCTGCACGCGCACGACAGTGTGGCGACCGGAACCATTCGGGTTGAGTCGCAGACAGCGAAGGCCGCCGACATCACGTGGCAAGCCGCCGTCGACATCAACGGGCGCCGCTACCCGCTGACCAAGGCGCGCACGGTCATTGGGCGCGGTAGCGACAGTGATATTCCCGTTGCGGATGCCGGAACCAGCCGCAAGCACGTCGAGATCGTGTGGGATGGCGAGCGTGCGATGGCGGTTGATCTCGGATCAACGAACGGTTCCAAAATCAACGGACAGCGCTTCACCAAGGCATCGCTGTCGGCTGGGCAGAGCATTCTTATTGGCGAGACGACGATCACTTTCCAAGTGGTTCCGAAATCTTCCCGCTCTGCCCGTAACGAGCCGGAAGTATCGACACGGATCTTCGACGCACGGGAGTACGGTGCATGACTGAACTCACCCTGTTGTTGTTGCGCATCGGATTCCTGGTGCTGCTGTGGTTCTTCGTCTTTGCCGTCGTGTATTCATTGCGCGCCGACCTCTTTGGCGTCCGAGCGCGCAAGATGCCCGAAACCGAGGCCCCGAAGCCAGCAAAGCCCGTCAAAGAAAAGCCGCAGCGCACTCCTGCTGGCGACGCCGCGACGACAAGCACGGTCAGCCGCATCGTCATCACTTCCGGCCCGAAGGCGGGCCTGGAGATTCCGCTCGGCACCGAACCACTGACGATCGGCCGCTCTCGCGAATCCGGCCTCGTCATTCGCGATGATTTCACCTCCAGCCACCACGCACGACTTGTGCTGTGGGGCGAACAGTGGATGATCCAAGACCTCGACTCGACCAACGGCACCTGGCACGACGGCGAGAAGGTGACCACGCCGACACCTATTCGGGCCGGTGCTCCCGTCAAAGTGGGCGCCACCGTCTTCGAACTGCGGAAGTAACGCATGGCATTCGAGGGCTCAAGCGTCGCGATCTCCCACACCGGTAAGGTCCGCTCCAACAACCAGGATTCCGGATACGCCGGCGCCAATCTGTTTGTCGTGGCCGATGGAATGGGTGGCCACGCCGGTGGCGACGTCGCGTCATCGATCGCGATCTCCCGCCTTGAGTCGCTTGACCGCGCGTTCGCTGCGCCGCATGAAGCCGAAGCAGCCCTGCGTGAGGGCATCACCCAGGCGGCCACCGACCTGATCGAGATGGTCAAGAAGCGCCCCGAGTTGGCGGGCATGGGAACCACGGTCGTCGCGATTGTGATGGTCGACGACTACGCCGTCATCGCGCACATCGGCGACAGCCGCATCTATCTGTTCCGCGATCACGCCCTCACCCAGATCACCACCGACCACACCTTCGTGCAGCGACTCGTTGACTCCGGCCGCATCACCGATGAAGAGGCCCGCTATCACCCGCGCCGCTCCGTGCTGATGCGCGTGCTCGGCGATATGGATCCGAATCCCGAGATCGACACCTTCGTAATGAAGACGCAGGAGGGCGACCGCTGGCTGCTCTGCTCCGACGGACTGAGCGGCGTCGTTGACGACGCGCACACGGAGAAGGCGCTCGCACACGGATTCGCTCCCGGTCGCACCGCAGACATCCTGCTGAAGCAGGCACTTGATGGCGGCGCACCTGACAACGTCACGATCGTGATGGTCGACGTCGGTGGCGCCCACCAGATGTTCTCCGGAACCCCCACAATTGTTGGTTCCGCCGCCAACCCCATCGGTATTGAGGTTCCGGCAGCCAAGCCCCGCACCAGCTGGCTTCACCCGGTGCGCACCGCGGCCAACGAACCCAGTCACTTCGAACCTGCCGCTGAGTTTCTCGAAGAGGTCATCGAAGAGGACAGGCGCCGTGCCCGCCGCCGCCGGCTGGGCTGGCTCACCGCGGTTATCCTCGTGCTCGCAGCGATCGCTGGCGGTCTCTACATGGGCTATCAGTGGACGCAAACGTTGTTCTATGTCGGCGCCGATGAGGATTCCGTCGTCATCTTCCAGGGCGTGCAGCAATCGGTCGGACCGTTGCGCCTCTCGCACCCCTATGAAGACACCAACATCATGCTCGCCGACCTCACCGACTTCGACCGCAGCCGCGTCGAAGCGACCCTCGGTGCTCGCTCACTGACCGACGCAGAAGCGATCGTTGAGCGACTGCGCACATCGGCGGAGGCGAACAAGTGACCGCCCAGGCCCAAAACACCGATACCGCAGTGCTTAAGGCGCTACGCAAGATCCGGATGCCGCAAACTCAACGCAACCGCGAGCTCGCGCTCATCTTGTTTGCGTTCGCTGTCATCGCTATCGCGATCGTGCTTGTGCAGCTGGGGGCGATCGGAACCATCCAGACAGACTTCTTGCTGCTCACGATTCCGATTGCGGTTTTGGTGCTTGGCCTGCATGTTCTGTTGCGCTTCGTCGCTCGCGATGCTGACCCGTTCGTGGTTCCGATCGCGACGATTCTCACCGGGCTCGGACTCACGATGATTTACCGCATCGATATTGCGGTTGACAGCTCGGGATGGGATGCGACCGGCACTCGCCAGGTGGTGTGGACCGTCCTTTCGCTGGCCGCGGCGATCGCTGTCGTGGTTTTCCTTAAGAACTACCGCGTGCTGTTCCGGTACACCTACCTTTTTGGCCTCACCGGTATCGTTCTGCTGCTGTTGCCTTTCATCCCCTTCCTCAATGGCGGCGGAAACGCCGACGTGTGGATCTCGATTGGTGGCTTCTTCAGCTTCCAGCCGGGTGAAATCGCGAAGATCTGTCTCGCGATCTTCTTCGCCGGTTACCTCGTGCGCACCCGCGAAAGCCTGGTCTCGACGGGCCACCGCTTCCTCGGGATGACCTGGCCGCGTGCTCGTGAACTGGGCCCGCTGCTGGTGATCTGGCTGGTATCGCTCGGTACCATCGTGCTCCAGCGCGACCTCGGTACGGGTCTGCTCATCTTTGGCATGTTCGTTGCCATGCTGTACGTCGCAACAGGCAAGACCAGCTGGGTGTTCATCGGTGTTGTGCTCGCCAGCGTCGGCGCCTTCCTTGCCTCGCAGGTCTTGCCTTATGTGCACTGGCGTTTTGTGAGCTGGCTCAATGCGTTCGACCCCGATGTCTTAGAGGCGCAGGGCGGAAGCTACCAGCTCGTTCGCGGCCTGTTCGGCATGGCATACGGCGGAATCTTCGGTCAGGGCTGGGGTCAGGGACGCCCGGAAGAAACGCCGCTGCCACAGAGCGACTTCATCTTGCCTTCGCTCGCAGAAGAGCTTGGCCTGGTCGGTGTCTTCGCGATTCTCGCGCTGTACATGATCTTCGTGAGCCGTGGCCTGCGCATCGGTATGGCCGGTCAAGATGACTTCGGCAAGCTGTTGGCAACGGGCCTCGCCTTCACGATGGCGCTCCAGGTGTTCATCATGGTCGGCGGCGTCACCCGCGTCATTCCGCTTACCGGTCTCACCACGCCGTTCCTGGCCGCCGGTGGTTCCTCACTCGTCGCGAACTGGATCATCGTCGCGCTCCTGCTGCGTATGTCTGACGCGGTACGCCGTCAGCCGCGGGTGGTGATCGGATGACGAAAGAAGTTCGCCGCCTGAGCATCGTGATTCTCGTGATGTTCTTGGCTCTGTTGACCTCCACGACGTGGATTCAAACGATTGCCGTCGACAACCTCGCCGCGCACCCGCAGAACAAGCGCACCCTGTACGACAGCTACGAAGTACAGCGCGGTGACATCATTCTGTCCGACGGGACCGTCATCGCCTCCAGCGTGCCATCGAATGACGTGTTCTCCTTCCAGCGCGTGTACCAGTCCGCCGACATGTGGGCTCCCGTCACCGGCTACCTGAACCCGGTCATTCAGTCATCCACCGGCATCGAGTCGGCAGCGAATGACGTGCTCACCGGAACAGACGACAGCCAGTTCTTCGACCGCATTCAACGCATTTTGTCTGGCCAGCCGCCGCGTGGTTCCTCCGTCCAGCTGTCGCTTGATCCGGTCGCGCAGCAGGCGGCGTGGGATGCCCTACAGGGTTATCAGGGCGCGGTCATTGCGATCGAGCCGAAGACCGGACGCATTCTGGCGATGGCGAGCACGCCAAGCTATGACACCAATCTGCTGGCCTCACACGACTCGGATGCCGTCGAAGCCGCGTACCAAGAACTCCTCGCCGCCGACGGTGACCCGCTGTTCAACCGCGCCATTGCCGGCAACCTGAACCCCCCGGGTTCCACGTTCAAGGTCGTCGTCGCTGCCGCCGCCATCGAATCCGGAAAGTACACAGAAGCCTCAACCCTGCCGAACCCCGCGACCTACCAGCTGCCGCAATCGGTACACCTGGTGAGCAATGCGAATGGCGGAACCTGTGGTCCTGGTGAGACGGTGACGATTGCCGATGCGCTGCGGCTCAGTTGCAACGTGCCGTTTGCCGAGCTCGCCGTGAAGCTCGGTGACAAGGCCATTCGCGAGCAGGCAGAGAAGTTCGGCTGGAACCAGTCGTTTGATGTGCCGCTCACGTCGACTCCTTCGTTCTATCCGCCGACGCTGGACGACGCGCAAACGGCGATGAGCGGATTCGGTCAGAGCGACGTTCGTGCAACGCCGCTCCAGGTCGCGATGGTGTCGGCCGCGATCGCCAACAAGGGCCTCGTGATGACGCCGACAATGATCGATCGGGTGATCGCACCCGACCTCACCGTCGAGTCAGAAACCGTTGCCACTGAATTTGGTCGCGCAATCGACAAGAAGACGAGCGAAACGTTGGTCTCAATGATGGTCGCGAATGTCGCAAACGGTGCGGCCAGCGGTGCAACAATAGAGGGAATCTCTGTGGCCGGTAAAACCGGTACCGCAGAGAACGACGAGGGGCCCTACACACTTTGGTTTACTGGCTTCGCGCCAGCAGAAGACCCGCAGATCGCGATTGCAGTCGTTATTGAAGACGGCGGCGGTCAAGGCCAATCGGGTTCAGGGGATGAAATCGCGGCTCCAATCGCGAAAAAGGTCATGGAGGCGGTGCTAAACCAATGAGGCCAACACAGGGTGTGACCTTCGGCGGTCGTTACGAGCTCGTATCGCGGATTGCTATCGGCGGCATGGGCGAGGTCTGGGAGGCAACGGATCACGTCATCGGACGAACCGTCGCCATCAAGATCCTTAAAGACGAATACATGGGTGATCCCGGGTTCTTGGAGCGCTTCCGCGCCGAGGCCCGTCACGCCGCGCTCGTCAACCACGAGGGCATTGCCAGTGTCTTTGACTATGGCGAGGAGGCAGGTAGCGCCTTCCTCGTGATGGAACTTGTTCCTGGTGAAGCGCTGTCGACCGTGCTGGAGCGCGAAGGATCGCTGTCCACCGACAAGACGCTGGACATTATCGGCCAGACCGCGGCAGCCCTGCAGGCGGCCCACGCTGCCGGTCTTGTGCACCGTGACATCAAGCCGGGCAACCTGCTGATCACGCCCGATGGCCGCGTCAAGATCACCGACTTCGGTATCGCTCGTATCGCCGACCAGGTGCCGCTGACGGCCACCGGTCAGGTCATGGGTACCGTGCAGTATCTCTCCCCCGAACAGGCATCCGGCCACCCCGCCTCTCCCGCCACCGACACCTACTCGCTCGGCATCGTTGCCTACGAGTGCCTGGCAGGTAAGCGCCCGTTCACGGGTGAGTCGCAGGTCGCCATTGCGATGGCGCAGATCAACGATGCGGCACCGGCTCTCCCGCCGACCGTGGCAGAGCCGGTGCAAAACCTGGTCATGGCTATGATCGCGAAGAAGCCGGAAGATCGTCCGGCATCATCGGCGACAGTGGCTCGCGCGTGCGCAGCGCTGCGTCGTGGCGACGTATCGGCTGCCGCCGCTGCTGTTCCCGCCATCGCGGGCGCTGCCGCTATGGCCGCCGCGCCTGCTGACGAAATGACGCAGCTGCTTGGCGGAACCGCCACCCAGATGCTGCCGCAGACGGCTGCTCTCGAAACGCAGGCACGCGATCGTTCTGACCGCCCGAAGCGTAGCCCATGGCTGTGGCCGCTCATCGCCCTCATTGCCGTACTGCTGATCGCACTGGGCGTGGCCGTATTCTCGATGATGAGCGGTGGCGGCGAGCCCGATCCCTCCGTCTCCCCGACGGCGTCATCGAGCGCCAAGCCCACCCCATCGCCCACCGCAACGACGCCGCCGCTCGTTGACATTGATGGCCTCGGCCTTTCTGGGCTGACCTGTCAGGAAGCAACCGCGAAGCTCGTCGAGAACAAGTTCGACGCTGCCTCGGTGAAGTGCATCCCTGGCAAGTCGAACCCGAACACCGAAGAGGTCGACACCGTTTACGAGTGGAGCCCAGGCGGTAAGAACAAGGTCACCACTCCGGTCACACTGACGATTTACGTTGCCGAAAGTGCGCTCACCGCTCCAGAAAGCGCCCCGGTGCTCGAAGTGAACGGCGAGCGGGTTGAGGCGAATGGCTCGGTCACCGTTGGCGACACGGTTACGGTGCGCTGGCTGACCAACTACACCGGTTGCGGCGCTGGCACCCACACCGGGTTTGATCTGCTCATCAACAACGAGCGTTTCACTTTCGATACCGGCACCTCGTCAACGCAGTATGTGGTTCCGGAGGGTATCGAGACCCTCTCGACATCGCTTGCTGCCGTGTGCCAGGAGAACGGTCAAAACCGGTACTCCCCGGCAGCCGTGACTCAGGTCTTCGTCAACGCGCCTGCGCCCGAGCCCACTCCCACTCCCGAACCCACGCCGACACCTTCTGAGGGTGAGGGCGAGGGCGAAGAAACAGGTTCTGATCAGACTCAGGATCAGCCAAACGGGTAAGGTTGTGGCACAGCAGTAGAGGGGTATGCCGTGTCCGATCAGTCACGAGTTCTTGCGGGGCGCTATCGCGTCGACGGAACCATCGGGCACGGTGGCATGGCGATGGTGTACGAAGGCTTCGATATGAAGCTGGGTCGTGCCGTCGCCATCAAAATCCTCGACAAGGATCTCTCCCGGGATACGACGTTTCGTACGCGCTTCCGCATGGAAGCGCAGGCGGCGTCGCGTATGTCGCACCCGTCCATCGTGCGCGTCTATGACGCGGGCGAAGATGTCACCGAGGGTGTTCTCACGCCCTTCATCGTGATGGAGCTCGTGCGTGGCCGCACGCTCAAAGAGATCATGGCGGAGGCGCAGCTCTCCACCGATGATGCGGTGCACTATGTGTCCGGAATTCTTGAGGCGCTCGAGTATTCACACCGCGCTGGCGTGATTCACCGCGATATCAAGCCAGGCAACATCATGATCACGGCTGATCGCCGCGTCAAGGTGATGGACTTCGGTATTGCCCGCGCCGTCTCAGACTCATCATCAACGGTGGCTGAAACCACATCGATTCTCGGCACCGCCGCCTATTTCTCGCCGGAACAGGCCAAGGGCGAGCCGGTCGATGCCCGTGCCGACCTGTACTCCACGGGCGTCGTCCTTTACGAAATGCTCGCCGGGCGCCAACCGTTCCGTGGCGACACCCCGGTCGCTGTCGCGTACCAGCACGTCTCGGAAACCCCGATACCGCCGAGCCAAATCGATCACCACGTGCCGCGCTCGCTCGATGCGGTCGTCCTCAGGGCGATGGCAAAAGACCCGTTCAGCCGGTATCCGGACGCGGCCACTTTCCGCACCGCACTCCTCGGCGCCACCGCAGGCAAGGTTCCGTCGCAGCGTCAGCTCGACCAGTTGACCAACGACCTCTACGGCGCCAACCCGCGAGCTGCGGCAGAAACGGCACGCAGCCTGCGACAGATGTCATCTGACACCGGCACCACACGCACACAGCAGGGCCCGCCCGTCGCATGGATTTGGGCAACGGTCGCCGTCATCTCCGTCTTGCTCGTGTCGGTGCTGATCTGGGCGATGTCCTTCAAGTCTGTTGATGCCGTCCCCGATAGCGCGCGCGAGGTTCCGTCACTTGTTGATCTGAACTACGAACAAGCAGTCGAGGCGTTGAAAGAGAATGACCTCAACGCCAAGCGCGGCTCAGATGAGTCAAGTGCCAGTGTGCCAGAGGGCACCGTTGTGCGCACAGACCCGCAAACCGGAACCACGGTAGCCAAGGGCGAAACGATCACGGTATACATTTCGTCTGGCACCCTCACATCGACCGTGCCCACGCTCGTTGATCTCTCCGAAGAGACGGCGAAGGAAGCACTCGCGAAGGCCGGCTTGGATTACGGCTCCATCAAGCGCGTTAACAACCCTGATTTGCCCGCAGGTACCGTGATTTCGTCGAATCCGGCCACGGGCGACGAGGTCGCACCCGGCACGGTCGTCAACCTCGAGATCGCCACTGGCAAGGTCACCGTCAAGAACTACGCGCCGACCTTCACGCTCACCTCCGCTGTCGACGAACTGCAGGGTCCGACGCTCAAGCTCGTCGTCCAGGTTCTTGCTGACGTGGACTGCGCAGTGGAAGAAGTGCCGAAGGTGAAGAGCCAAGATCAGGTCGGCGATGTCGCCATTGGTTCGACCGTGCAACTGCACGTGTGCTCCGGAACCACGATTCCCGAGGGTCTCGGATAGTCGCGTTACTCGCGCTGGCGGCTAGCTAGACGCTCAGAGGCGACAGCGAGCGCGCACGCTCAGGTGCCGCTGCGAGCCCGGTTTCTGCGAGCCAGCAGGCGAGCATGTCGTACCCGTGTTCAGTGAGCACGCTCTCCGGGTGAAACTGCACGCCATGAATCGGCAACGCACGGTGACGCACCGCCATGATGATCCCCGACGCCGTCGTTGCGGTCACCACGAGATCGTGCGGTAGCGTCTGTGGCGCGATGGTCAGGGAGTGGTAGCGGCCAACGTTCAACGGCGAGGTGAGGCCGGCGAAAACGCTCGTGCCGTCATGGGTGATCGCTGAAACCATTCCATGCTTAAGCTCCGGTGCATGTGACACCGTCGCGCCAAACGCAACGGCAATCGCTTGGTGTCCGAGACACACGCCAAGCAGCGGAGTGTTCGTGTCAGCGCACGCCCTCACCACCGCGATCGATGCACCCGCTTTCTGCGGGGTTCCGGGTCCAGGTGAAATCATCACGCCGTCCCATGCGGTGACCTCTGCGTGCAGTGCGACGGGGTCAAGGGCATCTGCTTCAACGAGCGTGGCTTCAGCGCCGAGCTCGTGGAGGTAGCCCACCAGCGTGTGTACGAAGCTGTCGTGGTTGTCGACGACGAGGATGCGGGTCACGCCGACGCTGCGCTATTCAATCGTGCTGTCGGGCTGCGGGAGGATCTCCGCTACCCAGGGGAACACAAAGTAGAACAGGCCGTACACGATCGCGGCAGCGCCGATCAGCAGAATCAGGATGCGAATTATTGCTGGTCCCGGAAGTGCGCGCCAGAGTGCTGCATACATATTAGAAACCCACCGCCACGGTCACAGGATCAAGGGAAGCCGGTTCGCCAACGGAACGCGGCGTGAAGTACTCGAATTCGGCATACCCGATGGCGCGTTCGTCCCACCCGTAGCGGGGTGAACACGTTGTCATGGTGAGGTACTGGCCAATGCCAACCCGATCGAGCTCGTGAGGCAGCGGTGCAAGAACCTCGCCAGCGGTGGGTGCCACGTACTCAAGGTTGCGGAACCGGTAGGTGTACCAGCCGTCCTGCGTCTCGACAACGACGGCGTCGCCTGCGCGCATACCAGGCAGGTTCATGAAGGCGCCGCCATGGCTACCGCGGTGTCCGGCGACCGCAAAGTTGCCAACTTCACCTGGCACTTGCGTTGCCGGATAGTGCCCGACGGCGTTAACGTTCAGGCTCTCCCACGTCTGCACGCCACCGTTGATGTTCCAGTGATAGTTGTCACCGAGGCGCGGAATACGAAGAACCGCAAAGGTCTCGCCCGATGCGGGGTGAGCCATGACAGGCGGCTCGTAATAGGCGGGTGCGCCGTCTTCCGGCTGCACCAGCTTCGGCGGCGCGATTGCATCGTCTGGTAGCTCTTCCCACTCTTCGACGGTGGCAGCCCCGAGCTGGTTGCTTTGCGCACCCTGGATCATGTCGCCGATCCACATTTGCCAGGCGACGAACAGGAGCACGACGGTGCCAGCTGTCAGCATGAGTTCACCGAGAACGCTCGTCACCGTCGCGCGACGACGTCTTTTTTGGCGCCTCGCCTTGCGATTCTGGTGCGGCTCACTCACACGCTGAGTGTACAAGACGTGGTTGTTAGGTGTCTGACTAGATAGGATGTGCGTTATGGCACGTGCTCCCAAAAACGATGACGTCGATCCCACCACCTACGATGCGGCGCCGAACCCAGTGTGGTTCAAGCCCGTCATGGTCGGCTTCCTGCTGCTCGGGCTCGTCTGGGTCATCGTCTTCTACCTTTCCAACCAGGCTTTCCCGATTCCGGGAATCGGCGGCTGGAACATCGTGATTGGCTTCGGCATCGCGTTCATCGGCTTCCTCATGACGATGCGCTGGCGCTAAAAGTTCTCCACAGTTTCTGTTAACAACGGTGAATAACATCGGTGTAATTCATCCCCACCTGTGGATAACTTGTGGATGAATCCGCTTCAGATAGCAAAGAGGCCAGCTCAATGAGCTGGCCTCTTTGCTATGAGCGCACCGCACATGCGTGGTTCCGGCGCACTGGTTCCGCTTAGCCGAAGACTGCCGCCAACCGCAGTACGGGGATGAACGCGAGAAATACGAGCACCGCGGTCGTCGCCACCAACAGCAGGATCTGCAGGGTACGCTTCGAGCGCTCGCGCGTCGTGTAGTAAATGATCCCGACGATCGCGCCAGCGACAACACCACCGAGGTGGGCCTGCCACGAGATGCCCCCGGCAATCAGCCCGTACGCGAAGTTGATACCCAAAATCACCAGCATGCTGGTGATGTCGGTACCGAGCCTGCGGGCGATGACCACGAGCGCGCCCATCAGCCCGAAGATCGCGCCGGATGCGCCGACGACAAATGTCATCGGCGCCAGCAGCGAGACCGCCGCTGATCCACCTATCGTTGAGATCAGGTAGAGCGCGAGGAATCGCCACGTGCCGATCACTGGTTCCAAGCTGCGCCCAATCATCCAGAGGGCGAGCATGTTGAAACCAATGTGGAAGATGCTGGCGTGTGTCAATGACACGGTCAGCAACCGCCACGGCTCCTGACCGACCAGAAAGGCGAAGTAGCCCAGGTGTTCGTTGACGGC
This portion of the Microbacterium sp. NC79 genome encodes:
- a CDS encoding class E sortase, with amino-acid sequence MSEPHQNRKARRQKRRRRATVTSVLGELMLTAGTVVLLFVAWQMWIGDMIQGAQSNQLGAATVEEWEELPDDAIAPPKLVQPEDGAPAYYEPPVMAHPASGETFAVLRIPRLGDNYHWNINGGVQTWESLNVNAVGHYPATQVPGEVGNFAVAGHRGSHGGAFMNLPGMRAGDAVVVETQDGWYTYRFRNLEYVAPTAGEVLAPLPHELDRVGIGQYLTMTTCSPRYGWDERAIGYAEFEYFTPRSVGEPASLDPVTVAVGF
- a CDS encoding cell division protein CrgA, with product MARAPKNDDVDPTTYDAAPNPVWFKPVMVGFLLLGLVWVIVFYLSNQAFPIPGIGGWNIVIGFGIAFIGFLMTMRWR
- a CDS encoding rhomboid family intramembrane serine protease, with amino-acid sequence MKEQKSTRTPAQKKAERRWRGGSAVMSPVTSKTPVTFGILAVTVVAYVIAMIPDLAVNEHLGYFAFLVGQEPWRLLTVSLTHASIFHIGFNMLALWMIGRSLEPVIGTWRFLALYLISTIGGSAAVSLLAPMTFVVGASGAIFGLMGALVVIARRLGTDITSMLVILGINFAYGLIAGGISWQAHLGGVVAGAIVGIIYYTTRERSKRTLQILLLVATTAVLVFLAFIPVLRLAAVFG